The following coding sequences are from one Solea solea chromosome 4, fSolSol10.1, whole genome shotgun sequence window:
- the LOC131457993 gene encoding putative fibroblast growth factor 1 isoform X1: MCRGPIWPPSMSDSVEVTPNCAMMEGDGVTVLPFGPASSLDLSRQEHRTLTRLYSQNGGYHLRISADGSVSGGRQEDDPYEILRLKAVSVGVVVIKGEKAERYLAMNNNGHLYGSPALTAECFFLERYEENHYNTYRSQKYDWHVALKRDGRPKAGPDTSQGQKAIFFLPRPAAGNM; the protein is encoded by the exons ATGTGTCGGGGCCCCATCTGGCCTCCATCCATGTCTGATTCTGTGGAA GTGACACCAAACTGTGCAATGATGGAAGGAGACGGAGTTACAGTGCTGCCATTTGGACCGGCGTCGTCTCTGGATCTGTCCAGACAGGAGCATCGGACGCTGACCAGGCTCTACAGCCAGAACGGAGGATATCACCTGAGGATTTCAGCAGACGGAAGCGTGAGTGGTGGGAGGCAAGAAGATGATCCTTATG AAATCCTCAGACTTAAGGCCGTCAGTGTCGGCGTGGTCGTCATTAAGGGTGAGAAGGCGGAACGCTATCTTGCTATGAACAATAATGGACACCTGTATGGATCA CCAGCGCTCACCGCCGAGTGCTTCTTCCTGGAGCGATACGAAGAGAACCACTACAACACGTACCGCTCTCAGAAGTACGACTGGCACGTCGCGCTCAAGAGGGACGGACGACCCAAAGCGGGCCCAGACACCAGCCAGGGTCAGAAGGCCATCTTTTTCCTGCCGAGGCCGGCGGCgggtaacatgtaa
- the LOC131457993 gene encoding putative fibroblast growth factor 1 isoform X2: MMEGDGVTVLPFGPASSLDLSRQEHRTLTRLYSQNGGYHLRISADGSVSGGRQEDDPYEILRLKAVSVGVVVIKGEKAERYLAMNNNGHLYGSPALTAECFFLERYEENHYNTYRSQKYDWHVALKRDGRPKAGPDTSQGQKAIFFLPRPAAGNM, translated from the exons ATGATGGAAGGAGACGGAGTTACAGTGCTGCCATTTGGACCGGCGTCGTCTCTGGATCTGTCCAGACAGGAGCATCGGACGCTGACCAGGCTCTACAGCCAGAACGGAGGATATCACCTGAGGATTTCAGCAGACGGAAGCGTGAGTGGTGGGAGGCAAGAAGATGATCCTTATG AAATCCTCAGACTTAAGGCCGTCAGTGTCGGCGTGGTCGTCATTAAGGGTGAGAAGGCGGAACGCTATCTTGCTATGAACAATAATGGACACCTGTATGGATCA CCAGCGCTCACCGCCGAGTGCTTCTTCCTGGAGCGATACGAAGAGAACCACTACAACACGTACCGCTCTCAGAAGTACGACTGGCACGTCGCGCTCAAGAGGGACGGACGACCCAAAGCGGGCCCAGACACCAGCCAGGGTCAGAAGGCCATCTTTTTCCTGCCGAGGCCGGCGGCgggtaacatgtaa